In one Hymenobacter sp. DG25B genomic region, the following are encoded:
- a CDS encoding dienelactone hydrolase family protein, protein MDQRIITLFDEYTHAPLSRKEFLERLVKLAGGTVLAAAALAVLEPGYAQAASLETEKSKLVAEEVTWPGDAGVTMKGYLVQPKKKKKRGAVVVIHENRGLTPHIKDITRRVAQAGYLALGVDALSVFGGTPANEDEGRTLIGKLDKQQNLNNYLTALRYLRSRPESNGRTGCVGFCWGGAMANQLALHDPQLNAAVAYYGTQPDASADLAQIKAALMLHYAGLDERVNAGMPAYEAALKAAGVSFEQYVYPGVNHAFNNDSSPARYNAEAAKLAWERTLRLFKEKLS, encoded by the coding sequence ATGGACCAGCGCATCATTACCCTGTTTGATGAGTATACGCACGCCCCGCTTAGCCGCAAGGAGTTTTTGGAGCGCCTGGTAAAGCTGGCCGGTGGCACGGTCCTGGCGGCCGCGGCTCTGGCCGTACTGGAGCCCGGCTATGCGCAGGCTGCTTCCCTGGAAACGGAAAAGAGCAAGCTGGTAGCCGAAGAGGTTACCTGGCCAGGTGATGCCGGTGTTACCATGAAGGGCTACCTGGTACAGCCGAAAAAGAAGAAAAAGCGTGGGGCCGTGGTGGTGATTCACGAAAACCGGGGCCTCACTCCTCATATTAAGGACATCACGCGCCGCGTGGCCCAGGCCGGGTATCTGGCACTGGGCGTCGATGCTTTATCGGTATTTGGCGGTACCCCGGCGAATGAGGATGAAGGCCGCACGCTCATTGGCAAGCTGGATAAGCAGCAGAACCTGAATAACTACCTCACGGCCCTGCGCTATCTGCGCAGCCGGCCGGAAAGCAACGGCCGCACCGGCTGCGTGGGCTTTTGCTGGGGTGGGGCGATGGCCAACCAGCTGGCCCTGCACGATCCGCAGCTAAATGCCGCCGTAGCTTACTACGGCACCCAACCCGACGCCTCTGCCGACCTCGCCCAGATAAAAGCGGCGCTGATGCTGCATTATGCCGGCCTGGACGAACGGGTAAATGCCGGCATGCCCGCCTACGAGGCAGCTCTGAAAGCGGCCGGAGTATCGTTTGAGCAATACGTTTACCCCGGAGTCAACCATGCCTTCAACAACGACTCCTCCCCGGCCCGCTACAACGCTGAAGCCGCCAAGCTGGCTTGGGAACGAACCCTGCGGTTATTCAAGGAGAAGCTCAGCTGA
- a CDS encoding cupin domain-containing protein, which translates to MLHKRYFRQQNPFRVPTTDGKLIEEHIGWASTQTSEYSVAHMVAPPHWSEPHQNPEFDEVTIVIRGRKQFEVDGDIIELGPGESLLIKAGARVRYSNPFDEEVEYWSICVPAFTMDSVNREED; encoded by the coding sequence ATGCTACACAAGCGCTACTTCCGCCAGCAAAATCCTTTCCGCGTACCTACCACCGATGGCAAGCTCATTGAGGAGCATATTGGCTGGGCCAGTACCCAAACCAGCGAATACAGTGTGGCCCACATGGTGGCACCACCCCACTGGAGCGAGCCTCACCAGAATCCCGAGTTTGATGAGGTAACGATTGTTATCCGGGGCCGCAAGCAGTTTGAGGTGGATGGCGACATTATTGAGCTGGGTCCCGGCGAGTCATTACTAATAAAGGCCGGTGCCCGCGTGCGCTATTCCAATCCCTTTGATGAGGAAGTGGAATACTGGTCTATCTGCGTGCCGGCTTTTACCATGGACTCCGTGAACCGCGAGGAGGACTAA
- a CDS encoding Kazal-type serine protease inhibitor domain-containing protein produces the protein MKLLLAFPLLLAFNCHRAAAPTAETKPCIDPTKIRKDMMCTMQYDPVCGCDGKTYGNACQALNAGVTSFTKGECPGTKTN, from the coding sequence ATGAAACTCCTGCTTGCCTTTCCCCTGCTGCTCGCCTTCAACTGCCACCGTGCCGCGGCCCCCACTGCCGAAACCAAGCCCTGCATCGACCCTACCAAAATCCGCAAGGACATGATGTGCACCATGCAGTATGACCCCGTATGCGGCTGCGACGGCAAAACGTATGGCAACGCCTGCCAAGCCCTGAATGCCGGGGTTACCAGCTTCACCAAGGGCGAATGCCCCGGCACCAAAACCAACTAA
- a CDS encoding YtxH domain-containing protein, which translates to MSYHEEDNSGKILLAVLAGAGAGIIAGMLMAPDKGKATREKLGSAATKYSGQFGEQLSKYSGQFGEQLSKYGEELDSKFKGYVEKLEDMGVTGSGSSLQMKGDWNEAKGKLRQQYAQLTDEDLNYVEGQEEDLVGRLQQKLGKGKREITKMLNDL; encoded by the coding sequence ATGTCCTATCACGAAGAAGACAACTCAGGTAAAATTCTCCTCGCTGTTCTGGCCGGTGCCGGTGCTGGTATCATTGCCGGTATGCTGATGGCGCCCGACAAAGGCAAAGCTACCCGCGAAAAGCTGGGCTCGGCTGCCACGAAATATAGCGGCCAGTTTGGCGAGCAGCTGTCCAAGTACAGCGGCCAGTTTGGTGAGCAGCTTTCCAAATATGGCGAGGAGCTGGACTCCAAGTTCAAAGGGTATGTGGAAAAGCTCGAAGATATGGGCGTAACCGGTTCCGGCAGCAGCCTGCAGATGAAAGGCGACTGGAATGAGGCCAAAGGCAAACTGCGTCAGCAGTACGCTCAGCTCACCGACGAGGACCTGAACTACGTAGAAGGTCAGGAAGAAGACCTGGTAGGCCGCCTGCAGCAGAAGCTGGGCAAAGGCAAGCGCGAAATCACCAAAATGCTGAACGACCTGTAG
- a CDS encoding YtxH domain-containing protein, translating to MKNDNGKVILSLLAGATAGIVTGLLLAPETGEETRTALRKSAGRFSEDLSKLLKEGVSRLNDLKTGGVAGEHTEARSAADDLLDSMTSGTETGKKAADQGTKPTAAADSDEMSGDTRLGG from the coding sequence ATGAAAAACGACAACGGTAAAGTAATTCTCTCTTTGTTGGCCGGCGCAACGGCCGGCATTGTAACGGGCCTTCTCCTGGCCCCTGAAACGGGCGAAGAAACCCGTACGGCGCTGCGCAAATCAGCCGGCCGCTTTTCCGAGGACCTGAGTAAACTCCTTAAAGAAGGCGTAAGCCGCCTCAACGATTTGAAAACGGGCGGCGTAGCTGGCGAACATACTGAAGCCCGCTCCGCTGCCGATGACCTGTTGGACTCTATGACTTCCGGTACCGAAACGGGTAAAAAAGCCGCTGACCAAGGCACAAAGCCTACTGCTGCCGCAGATTCAGATGAGATGAGCGGCGATACCCGGTTAGGTGGATAA
- the lysS gene encoding lysine--tRNA ligase has product MQHLSEQEQLRRHKLEELHKLGIEPYPSELFDVNFYAQEIHDNYHPELNNFQDVSLAGRLMSVRVMGKASFAELMDTTGRIQLYINRDEICPGENKDLYNVVFKKLLDLGDFVGVKGHVFKTQVGETSIHVTGLTLLSKSLRPLPVVKEAVDEQGNKTTYDAFTDAEQRYRQRYVDLVVNPKVRETFVKRTQLVQAMRNYLNDKGYLEVETPILQPLYGGAAARPFKTHHNTLDMTLYLRIANELYLKRLIVGGFDGVYEFSKDFRNEGMSRFHNPEFTQMELYVAYKDYYWMMDLVEEMVERVAMALHGKTEVQVGDNLINFQRPWQRYTMAESIKHFTGFDIDSKSEEELRAAAKELKVGLDPSMGKAKIIDEIFGEHVEPKLIQPTFITDYPVEMSPLAKKHRSKAGLVERFEAICNGKEICNAFSELNDPIDQRARFEEQLELGKRGDTEAMVLDEDFLRALEYGMPPTAGLGIGIDRLSMIMTNSNSIQDVLFFPQMKPEFTKSENAPKPEAQA; this is encoded by the coding sequence ATGCAGCACCTCAGCGAACAGGAGCAACTGCGCCGCCACAAGCTGGAAGAACTCCACAAGCTCGGTATTGAGCCGTATCCGTCGGAGTTGTTCGATGTGAATTTCTATGCGCAGGAAATCCACGATAATTATCATCCGGAGCTCAACAACTTTCAGGATGTAAGCCTGGCCGGCCGCCTCATGTCAGTGCGCGTAATGGGTAAAGCCTCGTTTGCCGAGCTGATGGATACCACCGGCCGCATTCAGCTTTACATCAACCGCGACGAAATCTGCCCCGGTGAGAATAAGGACCTCTATAACGTAGTCTTCAAGAAGCTCCTTGACCTGGGCGACTTTGTAGGCGTGAAAGGCCACGTGTTTAAAACGCAGGTAGGTGAAACGTCTATCCACGTAACCGGCCTCACGCTGCTGAGCAAAAGCCTGCGGCCTCTGCCGGTAGTGAAGGAAGCCGTGGATGAGCAGGGCAACAAGACCACTTACGATGCCTTCACCGATGCCGAGCAGCGCTACCGTCAGCGGTACGTAGATCTGGTAGTGAACCCCAAGGTGCGCGAAACCTTTGTGAAGCGCACCCAGCTGGTTCAAGCCATGCGCAACTACCTGAACGACAAAGGCTACCTGGAGGTGGAAACTCCAATTCTCCAGCCTTTGTACGGTGGCGCCGCCGCCCGCCCGTTCAAAACGCACCACAACACGCTGGACATGACGCTGTATCTGCGCATTGCCAACGAGCTGTACCTGAAGCGCCTGATTGTAGGCGGTTTTGATGGGGTGTACGAATTCTCCAAAGACTTCCGCAACGAGGGGATGAGCCGGTTCCATAACCCGGAGTTCACCCAGATGGAGCTGTATGTGGCCTACAAAGACTACTACTGGATGATGGATCTGGTGGAAGAAATGGTGGAGCGCGTGGCCATGGCGCTGCACGGCAAAACCGAAGTGCAGGTAGGCGACAACCTCATCAACTTCCAGCGCCCCTGGCAGCGCTATACTATGGCGGAGTCCATTAAGCACTTCACCGGCTTTGATATCGACAGCAAGAGTGAGGAGGAACTGCGCGCCGCCGCCAAAGAGCTGAAAGTTGGACTGGACCCCAGCATGGGCAAGGCCAAAATCATTGACGAAATCTTTGGCGAGCACGTGGAGCCAAAGCTGATTCAGCCCACCTTCATTACCGACTACCCCGTGGAAATGTCGCCGCTGGCCAAGAAGCACCGCAGCAAGGCTGGTTTGGTTGAGCGTTTTGAGGCTATCTGCAACGGCAAGGAAATCTGCAATGCCTTCTCCGAGCTGAACGACCCTATTGACCAGCGCGCCCGCTTTGAGGAGCAGCTGGAGCTGGGCAAGCGCGGCGACACTGAGGCCATGGTGCTGGACGAAGACTTCCTGCGTGCCCTGGAGTACGGCATGCCACCCACGGCGGGCCTGGGTATCGGCATCGACCGCCTGAGCATGATCATGACCAACTCCAACTCCATTCAGGATGTGTTGTTCTTCCCGCAGATGAAGCCGGAGTTCACTAAGTCGGAAAACGCGCCCAAGCCCGAAGCCCAGGCGTAA
- a CDS encoding carboxy terminal-processing peptidase: protein MSSLRLKVGLYAFLVSAVFVLASYKLYHRTTSRAPQKDEVLIKAMLQGLSAAHYQPEKIDDAFSKRVFDLYLKRVDYNKMFLLQSDVAQLRKFQSSIDEEVRVGSHEFMDLTTQIMDQRVKDVQALYRDILSKPFDFTTEESVETDSDKMTFAADKAAQREQWRKFLKYETMVRISEMMDAQAKKDPKVATAEPNRTPAEMEAEARKRVLKNYDDKFSDLLQNDANDRLALYANTIANTYDPHTEYFAPRDKESFDIAMTGRFEGIGASLGEKDGQIKVSEIIPGSASYRQGDLKAGDVIMRVAQATEEPVSVEGWRLDKAISLIRGKKGTEVRLTVKKPDGAIKVIPIIRDVVVIEETFAQSATINENGKKIGYLRLPTFYADFNDNGGRSSATDVRKELEKLQKEHVEGVVLDLRYNGGGSLQDAVEMAGLFIDSGPVVQVKGGQGAATVLNDRDPRVQYSGPLVIMVNKYSASASEILAAAIQDYKRGIIMGSASTYGKGTVQRIFDLDDVLGDFSSLKPFGSLKLTTQKFYRINGGSTQFKGVVPDIVLPDAYSYLDQGEKEADYALKWDEIGAARYRTWNSPTLPLEKVKAKSQARVASNPSFKMVNEMVQRMRKRKDETMVSLKLAAFRTEQEKAKVESNRYDEIKKAAPTLAIAPLAADVQALGGDTVKVNRASRFTKNLKKDIDLTEAVAVIKDQI from the coding sequence ATGTCATCTCTGCGTTTAAAAGTAGGCTTATATGCCTTTCTGGTGTCCGCCGTTTTTGTGCTGGCATCTTATAAACTGTATCACCGCACTACCAGTCGGGCGCCGCAGAAAGATGAGGTATTGATTAAAGCAATGCTTCAGGGCCTGAGTGCGGCCCACTATCAGCCGGAAAAAATAGACGATGCCTTTTCCAAGCGCGTCTTCGATCTGTATCTGAAGCGCGTGGACTACAATAAGATGTTTCTGCTGCAGTCGGATGTGGCCCAGCTGCGCAAGTTTCAGTCTTCTATAGATGAAGAGGTGCGCGTGGGCAGCCACGAGTTTATGGACCTGACTACCCAGATCATGGATCAGCGGGTGAAGGATGTGCAGGCGCTCTACCGGGATATTCTCTCCAAGCCGTTTGATTTCACCACCGAAGAATCAGTAGAAACTGATTCCGATAAAATGACTTTTGCGGCTGACAAAGCAGCCCAGCGCGAACAGTGGCGCAAATTCCTGAAATACGAGACCATGGTGCGTATTTCGGAGATGATGGATGCCCAGGCCAAGAAGGACCCCAAAGTGGCCACGGCTGAGCCCAACCGCACCCCGGCTGAAATGGAAGCCGAAGCGCGCAAACGGGTGCTGAAAAACTACGACGACAAGTTCAGCGACCTGCTGCAGAACGATGCCAATGACCGGCTGGCGCTGTATGCCAACACCATTGCCAATACCTACGACCCCCACACCGAGTACTTTGCCCCCCGGGACAAAGAATCCTTTGATATAGCCATGACGGGCCGCTTTGAAGGCATTGGGGCTTCCCTGGGTGAGAAAGATGGCCAGATTAAAGTGTCGGAGATTATTCCCGGCAGTGCCTCTTACCGCCAGGGTGACCTGAAAGCCGGCGACGTTATTATGCGAGTGGCCCAGGCTACGGAAGAGCCCGTATCAGTAGAAGGCTGGCGCCTGGATAAGGCTATTTCCCTTATTCGGGGCAAGAAAGGCACGGAGGTTCGCCTCACGGTGAAAAAGCCCGATGGCGCTATCAAAGTCATTCCCATTATCCGGGACGTGGTGGTAATTGAAGAAACCTTCGCGCAGTCGGCAACTATCAATGAGAATGGCAAGAAAATCGGCTACCTGCGTCTGCCTACTTTCTACGCCGACTTTAACGACAACGGTGGCCGCAGCAGCGCTACCGATGTTCGCAAAGAGCTGGAAAAGCTGCAGAAAGAGCACGTAGAAGGCGTAGTACTGGACCTGCGCTACAATGGTGGCGGCTCCCTGCAGGATGCCGTAGAAATGGCCGGCCTCTTTATTGACAGTGGCCCCGTAGTACAGGTGAAAGGCGGCCAGGGTGCCGCTACCGTCCTCAACGACCGTGACCCACGCGTACAGTATTCCGGCCCGCTGGTGATAATGGTAAACAAGTACAGCGCTTCGGCCTCGGAAATTCTGGCCGCTGCTATTCAGGACTACAAGCGCGGCATTATCATGGGCTCGGCCAGCACGTATGGCAAGGGCACGGTGCAACGTATTTTTGATTTGGATGATGTTCTGGGTGATTTCAGCAGCCTGAAGCCTTTTGGCTCCCTGAAGCTGACTACGCAGAAGTTCTACCGCATCAATGGGGGCTCTACCCAGTTTAAAGGCGTGGTGCCGGACATTGTGCTGCCCGATGCTTACAGCTACCTGGATCAGGGCGAGAAAGAAGCCGACTATGCCCTGAAATGGGACGAAATTGGTGCCGCCCGTTACCGTACCTGGAACTCGCCTACCCTGCCCCTGGAAAAAGTGAAAGCGAAAAGCCAGGCGCGCGTAGCTAGTAACCCTTCGTTTAAAATGGTAAATGAAATGGTGCAGCGCATGCGCAAGCGCAAGGATGAAACAATGGTGTCTCTGAAGCTGGCGGCTTTCCGCACCGAGCAGGAGAAGGCCAAAGTGGAATCTAACCGCTATGATGAGATTAAGAAGGCAGCTCCTACCTTGGCCATTGCACCGCTTGCCGCTGATGTGCAGGCCCTGGGTGGCGACACTGTGAAAGTGAACCGCGCCTCGCGCTTCACTAAAAATCTCAAGAAAGACATTGACCTGACGGAAGCGGTAGCGGTTATCAAAGACCAGATCTAA
- a CDS encoding proline dehydrogenase family protein — protein MPRTQVLPVSFEDTAIAFASKSNAELRKMYGLFAAMNNNGLVKLGGGMMKAALKWHLPGTKFLIKNSIFEQFCGGETIQECLPVIEELGRYNIGTILDYSVEGEGSEKSFDHTLDEILGTIDMAHRSRHIPFSVFKVTGVADAALLEKIQDKKPLTPAEQTSYERAHARIDAICAQAHRYGVRVFIDAEESWFQETIDQLSYEMMARYNKESAIVWNTYQLYRHDRLAAIQQACTAAEKGNYYLGGKLVRGAYMEKETRVAAQRGNPNPINPTKAATDELYNEALRFCVEHADRISICAGTHNEASSLLLTQLMQQHNLQPGDPRIWFAQLYGMSDNLSYNLAHAGYNTAKYVPYGPVEAVMPYLLRRADENTAIAGQSSREFLLIQKELTRRKTAR, from the coding sequence ATGCCCCGCACCCAAGTTCTCCCCGTTTCTTTTGAGGATACCGCCATTGCCTTCGCTTCCAAATCGAATGCGGAGCTGCGGAAAATGTACGGCCTGTTTGCGGCCATGAACAATAATGGCTTGGTGAAGCTGGGCGGCGGTATGATGAAGGCCGCGCTGAAATGGCACCTGCCCGGCACCAAATTCCTCATCAAGAACTCCATTTTCGAGCAGTTCTGCGGGGGCGAGACCATTCAGGAGTGTTTGCCCGTGATTGAAGAGCTGGGCCGCTATAACATCGGCACCATCCTGGACTACTCCGTGGAGGGCGAGGGCAGCGAAAAGAGCTTCGACCACACCCTGGATGAGATTCTGGGCACCATTGATATGGCGCACCGCTCGCGGCACATTCCTTTTTCAGTATTTAAAGTAACCGGCGTGGCCGATGCGGCCCTGCTGGAAAAAATACAGGACAAAAAGCCCCTCACGCCGGCGGAGCAAACCAGCTACGAGCGCGCCCACGCCCGCATTGATGCTATCTGCGCCCAGGCGCACCGCTATGGCGTACGGGTATTTATTGATGCTGAGGAAAGCTGGTTTCAGGAAACCATTGACCAGCTCTCCTATGAGATGATGGCCCGGTATAATAAGGAGTCGGCCATTGTCTGGAACACTTACCAGCTCTACCGCCACGACCGGCTGGCAGCTATCCAGCAGGCCTGCACCGCCGCCGAGAAGGGCAACTATTACCTGGGCGGTAAGCTGGTGCGCGGGGCTTATATGGAAAAGGAAACTAGGGTGGCGGCCCAGCGCGGCAACCCTAACCCCATAAACCCCACCAAAGCCGCTACCGACGAACTGTACAATGAGGCCCTGCGCTTCTGCGTGGAGCACGCCGACCGCATCAGCATTTGCGCGGGTACCCACAACGAAGCCAGCTCCTTGCTGCTCACCCAACTCATGCAGCAGCACAACCTGCAGCCCGGCGACCCACGCATCTGGTTTGCCCAGCTTTATGGCATGAGCGACAACCTAAGCTACAACCTGGCTCACGCAGGCTACAATACGGCCAAGTACGTGCCTTATGGCCCCGTGGAGGCTGTAATGCCTTATTTACTGCGCCGCGCCGATGAAAATACGGCCATTGCCGGCCAGAGCAGCCGGGAGTTTTTGCTCATTCAGAAAGAACTGACCCGCCGCAAAACAGCCCGCTAA
- a CDS encoding chorismate mutase has product MEVTHLADTFFTRRLTAKGQPLLIAGPCSAETEEQVLATARSLQALGNIDLFRAGIWKPRTRPGSFEGMGKTALPWLQRVQQEIGLPVAIEVATPHHVEQALAHGIDVLWIGARTTVNPFAVQELADALAGTGVPVMVKNPVNPDVALWAGALERLERAGITNLAAIHRGFSTFAPSRYRNAPTWALPIELKTRFPHIPLICDPSHIGGRRDLLLPIAQKALDLDYDGLMIETHPDPDHALSDAEQQVTPQRLGEILSELKYRYRSSDNAEYLNKAEELRQKMDVADREIIEALARRMSLVEELAAYKKENNVKILQLDRWQEIFTSRAEWAGRVGVNEKFVEELYKLIHIESIRKQTEILNRPE; this is encoded by the coding sequence ATGGAAGTAACTCACCTCGCTGATACTTTTTTTACCCGCCGGCTGACGGCTAAGGGCCAACCTTTACTAATTGCCGGCCCCTGCAGCGCCGAAACCGAAGAACAGGTGCTGGCCACGGCCCGCAGCCTGCAGGCCCTGGGCAATATTGATTTGTTCCGGGCTGGAATCTGGAAGCCCCGCACCCGGCCGGGCTCTTTTGAAGGCATGGGCAAAACCGCCCTGCCATGGCTGCAGCGCGTGCAGCAGGAAATAGGTTTGCCGGTAGCCATAGAAGTAGCCACGCCCCACCACGTAGAGCAAGCCTTGGCGCACGGCATTGATGTACTCTGGATTGGAGCCCGCACCACGGTAAATCCCTTTGCCGTGCAGGAGCTGGCCGATGCTTTGGCCGGCACCGGCGTGCCCGTGATGGTGAAAAACCCCGTGAACCCCGATGTAGCCCTCTGGGCCGGGGCCCTGGAGCGGCTGGAGCGGGCCGGCATCACCAATCTGGCTGCTATACACCGGGGCTTCAGCACCTTTGCGCCTTCTCGCTACCGCAATGCCCCCACTTGGGCTCTGCCCATTGAGCTGAAAACCCGCTTTCCGCATATTCCGCTCATCTGCGACCCCAGCCATATTGGCGGCCGCCGCGACCTGCTGCTGCCCATCGCCCAGAAAGCCCTTGATCTGGATTATGATGGGCTGATGATTGAAACGCACCCCGACCCCGACCACGCCCTTTCCGATGCCGAGCAGCAGGTGACGCCGCAGCGCCTGGGCGAAATTCTCAGCGAGTTAAAGTACCGTTACCGCTCTTCCGACAATGCCGAGTACCTCAATAAAGCGGAAGAGCTGCGGCAGAAAATGGACGTAGCCGACCGCGAAATTATTGAGGCGCTGGCCCGGCGCATGTCTTTGGTAGAAGAGCTGGCGGCTTACAAAAAGGAAAATAACGTGAAGATTCTGCAGCTGGACCGCTGGCAGGAAATTTTCACCTCCCGCGCCGAATGGGCCGGGCGGGTAGGCGTGAATGAGAAGTTTGTGGAGGAGCTCTACAAGCTGATTCACATTGAAAGCATCCGCAAGCAAACGGAAATTCTGAATCGGCCGGAGTAG